Proteins from a single region of Sphaerochaeta globosa str. Buddy:
- a CDS encoding DUF72 domain-containing protein, with amino-acid sequence MSTILIGTSGYSYTEWVGPVYPKGTKSEEFLSCYAQLFPTVELNFSYYRMPEAAQLALMHQGAPSLRFSIKAHQSLTHVIDSQQWKEMASLFRRSLEPLLTSNVLDAVLLQFPSSFHYEIDQRKYLDSLLRVLSPLPLAVEFRNSQWYNNRTLDSLRERQVSFVSLDLPQIQGNPPVMDVPTSSLAYLRLHGRNKETWWGSDAASRYDYLYSDSELKAVLERVLSLTVGANKILVYFNNHRRGQAVANAKRLRELLGASGGEACMSAKQALSTST; translated from the coding sequence ATGAGTACGATTCTGATAGGAACTTCAGGCTACAGCTATACCGAGTGGGTAGGCCCCGTGTATCCCAAGGGCACCAAGAGTGAGGAGTTTCTCAGCTGCTATGCACAGCTATTTCCTACTGTGGAGCTGAACTTCAGCTACTACCGCATGCCCGAAGCCGCCCAACTTGCCTTGATGCACCAAGGGGCTCCCTCTCTCAGGTTTTCCATCAAGGCCCATCAAAGTCTCACCCATGTCATCGATTCCCAACAGTGGAAAGAGATGGCAAGTTTGTTCCGCCGTTCTTTGGAGCCGTTGCTTACAAGCAATGTCCTGGACGCTGTACTCTTGCAGTTCCCTTCCTCCTTCCATTATGAAATCGATCAGAGAAAATATTTGGACTCGTTACTCAGAGTCCTTTCTCCCCTACCCTTGGCGGTGGAATTTCGTAACAGCCAGTGGTACAACAACCGCACCCTGGATTCCCTACGCGAGAGGCAGGTCTCGTTTGTCTCTCTCGACCTTCCCCAAATCCAGGGTAATCCCCCGGTTATGGATGTCCCCACCTCATCGCTTGCCTACCTACGCCTGCATGGGAGAAACAAGGAGACCTGGTGGGGTTCCGATGCAGCAAGCAGATATGACTACCTGTACAGTGACAGTGAGTTGAAAGCCGTGCTGGAGCGGGTGCTCTCACTGACGGTAGGAGCCAACAAAATCCTGGTGTACTTCAACAACCATCGCAGGGGACAGGCGGTTGCCAATGCCAAACGGCTCAGGGAACTGCTTGGTGCAAGCGGAGGTGAGGCATGCATGAGCGCGAAGCAAGCATTGTCCACATCAACATAA
- a CDS encoding DNA polymerase Y family protein encodes MHEREASIVHINITDFAAAVAIAKQPRLASRPFAIALEGSARRVIITASRKAWEEGIRVGMPVSTAQRMLPSLEVLPPDLQSAAKADSAIASLVASYSPDIQCDRGGHVYLDMKGTGRLFGPVVDSALRIRKEIREQLGLEGAVAVASNKLVAKIGTRAIRPCGLAQIREGEEASFLASQDVSLLSGVGNAIGRILSVAGITQIGQIAALDDNQVIAFLGRRGLALRDAARGLDTSSLQKGAMNKRCFTRKVNFAEPILNLEELKAALVASAEDAALQMRQEAMGCQAVQVILFWSDGRTSEATKRTKGQWLYDHEIESELFGAALQALGRRVRLLAFTIKLFDISPALKQTDLFIPEILHKRESLQHTIDEVRQKFGPGILTHATALYHGN; translated from the coding sequence ATGCATGAGCGCGAAGCAAGCATTGTCCACATCAACATAACCGACTTTGCAGCAGCGGTTGCGATTGCAAAGCAGCCGCGTCTTGCAAGCCGCCCGTTTGCGATCGCCCTTGAGGGTTCTGCAAGGCGGGTGATCATCACAGCTTCCCGCAAGGCTTGGGAAGAGGGAATCCGTGTCGGCATGCCGGTCAGTACAGCCCAACGCATGCTCCCCTCTTTGGAAGTGTTGCCTCCCGACCTCCAATCTGCGGCCAAGGCAGACAGTGCCATAGCCTCGCTGGTAGCATCCTATTCACCTGATATCCAATGTGACAGGGGCGGGCATGTCTACCTCGATATGAAGGGAACGGGCCGCCTTTTCGGTCCGGTGGTGGACAGTGCCCTGCGTATCCGCAAAGAAATCCGCGAACAGCTTGGTCTTGAAGGAGCCGTTGCTGTTGCCTCCAACAAGCTGGTGGCAAAAATCGGAACCAGGGCGATAAGACCCTGCGGCCTTGCCCAAATCAGAGAGGGCGAGGAAGCTTCCTTTTTGGCCAGTCAGGATGTCAGTCTTCTGTCGGGGGTGGGAAATGCCATCGGGAGAATCCTGTCGGTTGCAGGTATCACCCAAATTGGGCAGATAGCCGCTTTGGACGACAATCAGGTCATCGCTTTCTTGGGCAGACGGGGCCTTGCACTGCGGGATGCCGCCCGGGGACTAGACACCTCTTCGCTGCAAAAAGGGGCGATGAACAAGCGCTGTTTCACCAGAAAGGTCAATTTTGCAGAGCCAATTCTCAATCTTGAGGAACTCAAGGCTGCCCTTGTCGCCTCAGCCGAGGATGCAGCCTTGCAGATGCGGCAAGAAGCCATGGGTTGCCAAGCAGTCCAGGTTATTCTTTTCTGGAGCGACGGACGAACAAGTGAGGCCACCAAACGTACCAAGGGCCAGTGGCTGTACGACCATGAGATCGAGAGCGAGCTCTTCGGCGCTGCACTACAGGCGCTGGGACGCAGAGTCAGGCTTTTGGCCTTCACCATCAAGCTCTTCGACATAAGCCCTGCACTAAAGCAGACCGATTTGTTCATACCCGAGATTTTGCACAAGAGAGAATCACTGCAACACACAATCGACGAGGTACGCCAGAAGTTCGGACCGGGCATCCTCACCCATGCAACGGCGCTGTATCATGGAAACTAG
- a CDS encoding catalase: protein MADRDGRDDSKKKPLTSISGRPIAQNENIQTAGKRGPATLQDTWYLEKLAHFDREVIPERRMHAKGSGAFGTFTVTKDITHWTKANIFSEVGKKTEVFVRFSTVAGERGAADAERDIRGFAMKYYTEEGNWDLVGNNTPVFFFRDPMLFPDLNHAVKRDPRTNMRSAQNNWDFWSALPEALHQVTITMGDRGIPKSFRHMDGFGSHTYSFINAKNERVWVKFTLKTQQGIEFLTDAEAAAVVANDRESNQRDLFESIEQGKFPRWTMSVQIMTEEQAAKHPDNPFDLTKVWYHDQYPLHEVGVLELNRNPENYFQDVEQAAFNPANSVPGIGYSPDRMLQGRLFSYGDAQRYRLGVNHYQIPVNRSKVDTNHFHRDGAMRMDGNFGGSVHYSPNSYGMYKDQNALTEPAYDGGGPVDHYDYREDDDNYYEQSGKLFALMKADEKQRLFENTARNMQGTTLLVQKRHIRHCYLADPSYGEGVALALGLSISEVDMKDTYGARG from the coding sequence ATGGCAGATCGAGATGGGCGTGATGATTCGAAAAAGAAACCGTTGACTTCAATCAGTGGCCGTCCTATTGCACAGAATGAGAATATCCAGACAGCAGGCAAGCGAGGTCCGGCGACTTTGCAGGATACCTGGTATTTGGAAAAGTTGGCACACTTTGACCGTGAGGTCATTCCCGAGAGACGTATGCATGCCAAGGGTAGCGGTGCCTTCGGTACATTTACCGTAACCAAGGATATTACGCATTGGACCAAGGCAAATATTTTTAGTGAGGTGGGTAAAAAAACTGAAGTATTCGTTCGTTTCTCTACAGTTGCAGGCGAACGTGGTGCTGCCGATGCAGAGCGCGACATCCGCGGCTTTGCCATGAAGTATTACACCGAGGAAGGGAACTGGGATCTGGTTGGAAACAATACCCCTGTATTTTTCTTTCGCGACCCGATGCTTTTCCCCGACCTCAACCATGCAGTGAAGCGCGACCCCAGAACCAATATGCGATCGGCGCAGAACAACTGGGATTTCTGGTCAGCTCTTCCTGAGGCGCTGCATCAGGTGACCATAACCATGGGAGACCGAGGCATCCCCAAGAGTTTTCGGCATATGGATGGGTTTGGCTCTCACACATACTCTTTCATCAATGCAAAGAATGAACGAGTTTGGGTCAAGTTCACCCTAAAAACCCAACAAGGCATTGAGTTCCTTACTGATGCAGAAGCTGCAGCAGTTGTTGCCAATGACCGGGAGAGTAATCAGAGGGATTTGTTTGAATCCATCGAGCAAGGCAAATTCCCCCGTTGGACGATGTCTGTGCAGATTATGACCGAAGAACAGGCTGCAAAGCATCCGGACAACCCTTTCGACCTCACCAAGGTCTGGTACCATGACCAGTATCCCCTGCATGAAGTAGGGGTGCTTGAACTCAACAGAAACCCGGAAAACTATTTTCAGGATGTCGAGCAGGCTGCTTTCAATCCTGCCAACAGCGTTCCGGGCATCGGCTATTCTCCGGACCGTATGTTGCAAGGCCGTCTTTTCTCCTACGGCGATGCCCAGCGCTACAGGTTGGGGGTGAACCATTACCAGATTCCTGTCAACCGCAGCAAGGTGGATACCAATCACTTCCATCGCGATGGCGCGATGCGTATGGATGGGAACTTCGGTGGCAGTGTTCACTACAGCCCAAATTCGTATGGGATGTATAAGGATCAGAATGCCCTCACCGAACCTGCCTATGACGGGGGAGGGCCTGTCGATCACTATGACTATCGTGAGGACGATGACAATTATTACGAACAGAGTGGTAAATTGTTTGCTCTTATGAAAGCGGATGAAAAGCAACGCCTCTTTGAAAATACTGCACGAAACATGCAAGGAACTACACTCTTGGTGCAAAAGCGGCATATCAGGCACTGCTACCTCGCCGATCCTTCTTACGGGGAAGGTGTGGCGTTGGCATTGGGCCTTTCAATTTCCGAGGTCGACATGAAGGATACTTACGGAGCCCGAGGTTGA
- a CDS encoding HD domain-containing phosphohydrolase, with translation MRRLIQTLIASVILLILSTTLTAGVGSTAFLALLDESEKNFLVSHPVVSVLYDPAWAPLEYLDIDGKPAGMSKEYLDRISDITGLTFEIDSSLDWQQGYQKLLGGDIDMTASLSSTAERRKHLVFTDPYLSAPLVIVARQDAGYIGNLHELQGRKVVVVQGYSSEEWLRTDYPTLDFISVGTVEQGLRMVQKGEAYCMVENLLVINHYSTNLGLNYEIKVVGNTPYIHALSMGVHNNVAPLSSILDKAIQSIAPEVRQEMYENNLPLQYKKAIAPATVQWLIAISVFLILILVFWIWTLVREIRGREKAETEKETSQQKFEQLFSNAPMPLALIGFEGSVIAVNKQWYSVFGFQGSSINHVSTWYDTVYPDSTYRNSIKKQWDESIEKAKSAVSSLIPPLECIITTQKGVSHTMEVSGTIFSDSILVTFFDISERKLALEEVRHLHQEAEHSRQIVLSALEDQTLLHQSLMRSSATLDAAINSMIDAVFIIDVQSHFILVNKAFLAYYRFSSRDECPPDLSSFKLLFEAYTENGKKLDTQQWSGFRALQGQSGTTEYSVYKIATAERWVGSYSFAPIYDTKQTLLGAVVVCRDITEEKAYEQKLLFQRNHDFLTGLYSRVYFEAALKNLRNKVPFTLLIVDINGLKLVNDSLGHEMGDAVLRKTAQLLSQLCSNDSVVARYGGDEFVFLLEDKTADEAERFIRNLENAAKQVAIESFHLSLSYGYATRSSLSEDVQLVMKRAEDMMNRNKLYESSSAKNKSIGLVINSLFAKSNRESAHSRRVSSLCAFLAEQLGLPEREVNRMRVAGLMHDIGKIGVEEAILNKPDSLTKEEWEVMKRHPEIGYRILSASSEFNDLSVAILEHHERWDGRGYPRGLKGEHISKQARIIMIADSYDAMTSERSYKKPLSSEEAIEEIRNCSGTHYDPAITEVFLATIHRFGAISN, from the coding sequence ATGCGTAGGCTGATACAAACCCTCATCGCTTCAGTAATCCTGCTCATTCTGAGTACTACCTTGACCGCTGGAGTCGGCAGTACGGCATTCCTTGCACTCTTGGATGAGAGTGAAAAAAACTTTCTGGTTTCCCATCCAGTTGTCTCTGTCCTCTACGATCCTGCTTGGGCACCCCTGGAATACCTGGACATCGATGGCAAGCCTGCTGGCATGTCCAAGGAATATTTGGACAGAATTTCAGACATTACTGGACTTACCTTTGAAATTGATAGTTCTTTGGACTGGCAACAAGGGTATCAAAAATTGTTGGGCGGCGATATCGATATGACCGCCTCACTCAGTTCAACCGCTGAACGCCGAAAGCATTTGGTATTCACAGACCCGTATCTGAGTGCTCCTTTGGTCATTGTTGCCCGCCAGGATGCAGGATATATCGGTAACCTACATGAGCTGCAAGGACGTAAAGTAGTCGTTGTACAGGGGTACTCCAGCGAAGAATGGTTAAGGACCGACTATCCAACGCTCGACTTTATTTCTGTAGGCACCGTAGAGCAGGGCTTACGAATGGTACAGAAGGGCGAGGCATATTGCATGGTGGAAAACCTTCTGGTGATCAACCACTATAGTACGAACCTTGGCTTGAACTACGAAATTAAGGTTGTTGGCAATACTCCCTATATTCATGCACTTTCTATGGGCGTTCATAACAATGTAGCACCACTGTCGTCGATCCTGGACAAGGCTATTCAGTCTATTGCACCTGAAGTACGTCAAGAGATGTATGAAAACAATCTGCCTCTGCAGTATAAGAAGGCCATTGCTCCTGCTACCGTGCAATGGCTCATTGCGATATCCGTATTTCTGATTCTCATCCTGGTTTTTTGGATATGGACGTTGGTTCGCGAAATCAGGGGGAGGGAGAAGGCTGAAACAGAGAAAGAAACAAGCCAACAAAAGTTTGAGCAGCTTTTCTCCAACGCGCCTATGCCATTGGCCCTTATTGGTTTTGAAGGCTCAGTCATAGCGGTCAACAAACAATGGTATTCGGTGTTTGGTTTTCAAGGTTCCAGTATCAATCATGTATCGACTTGGTATGATACAGTGTATCCAGACAGTACCTATCGTAATTCCATCAAAAAACAATGGGACGAATCGATTGAGAAAGCCAAAAGTGCCGTAAGCTCTTTAATTCCACCGCTAGAATGCATCATCACTACACAGAAAGGCGTTTCCCATACCATGGAAGTTTCTGGAACGATATTTTCCGATAGTATTCTTGTTACGTTTTTCGATATTTCTGAAAGAAAGCTCGCCCTTGAAGAGGTAAGGCATTTGCATCAGGAAGCAGAACACAGCCGCCAAATTGTGCTCAGCGCCCTGGAGGACCAAACGCTGTTGCATCAATCACTGATGCGTAGCAGTGCGACGCTCGATGCCGCCATTAATTCCATGATTGATGCTGTGTTCATTATCGATGTCCAGAGCCATTTCATACTGGTCAATAAGGCTTTCCTTGCCTACTATCGATTCTCTTCTCGCGATGAATGTCCGCCAGACCTTTCTTCCTTCAAGCTTTTGTTTGAGGCTTATACCGAGAATGGCAAAAAGCTGGATACCCAGCAGTGGTCGGGCTTTAGGGCTTTGCAGGGTCAGTCGGGAACTACTGAGTACTCAGTCTATAAAATAGCCACTGCTGAACGTTGGGTTGGCAGCTATAGTTTTGCCCCCATTTATGACACGAAGCAAACACTCCTGGGTGCTGTTGTTGTTTGCAGGGATATTACTGAAGAAAAAGCTTATGAGCAGAAACTTTTGTTCCAGCGAAACCACGACTTCCTGACTGGTTTATATAGCAGAGTATATTTTGAGGCAGCATTGAAGAATCTGCGAAACAAAGTTCCTTTTACCCTGCTTATTGTTGACATCAATGGCTTGAAGCTGGTAAATGACTCGCTTGGTCATGAAATGGGTGATGCAGTGCTGAGAAAGACTGCGCAGCTCTTGAGCCAGTTATGCAGCAACGATAGTGTTGTCGCCCGGTATGGCGGTGATGAGTTTGTTTTTTTGCTTGAAGACAAAACTGCCGATGAAGCGGAGAGGTTTATCCGCAACCTTGAGAATGCTGCAAAGCAAGTAGCCATCGAATCCTTCCACCTCTCACTTTCCTATGGCTATGCCACCCGGTCTTCCCTCTCTGAGGATGTGCAACTGGTGATGAAGCGAGCCGAGGACATGATGAACCGCAACAAGCTCTATGAGAGCAGCAGTGCAAAAAACAAGTCCATCGGCCTTGTCATCAACTCCCTGTTTGCCAAAAGCAATCGAGAATCGGCACATTCACGGCGTGTCAGCTCGCTGTGTGCCTTCTTAGCCGAGCAGCTTGGGCTTCCCGAACGGGAGGTCAACCGCATGCGCGTTGCGGGTCTTATGCACGATATCGGGAAAATCGGGGTGGAAGAGGCTATTCTGAACAAGCCGGACAGTCTTACGAAAGAAGAATGGGAAGTCATGAAGCGGCATCCGGAGATCGGATACCGAATCCTTTCGGCTTCCAGTGAATTCAATGACCTTTCAGTAGCAATTCTGGAACATCATGAGCGTTGGGATGGAAGAGGCTACCCCAGAGGCTTGAAAGGGGAACATATTTCCAAGCAAGCGAGAATTATTATGATTGCCGACTCCTACGATGCCATGACCAGTGAAAGGTCCTACAAGAAACCGCTGTCCAGCGAGGAGGCTATTGAAGAGATTAGAAATTGCTCAGGAACCCATTATGATCCCGCCATTACAGAAGTATTTTTGGCAACAATCCATCGATTTGGCGCTATTTCAAACTAA
- a CDS encoding PAS domain-containing protein, with the protein MYVLLIAILFLISCVGFVLFLRKKTDHPSDENQVATLLRYMPEGYIGLDAHGVIREVNETYLTMTGYKKSDLIGKSLDILFSPTRKETLVSQLKTVEMQKSVLMETEHRCKGGAFLPFEVSVTSLGEKSPAFMCFYRDISLRKQSELSQKYYTDLLRYVIEHTKSAIAIHDKDLNYLYVSQKYLDEYGLKDAASIIGRHHYEVLPDLPQKWRDVHKRALAGEVVSAEDDPYVRADGNVEYTRWECRPWYSQEGAIGGIIIYTEMITKQKNIENELREAKNYLEALLTHANAPIVVWDAAFTITLANQSFASMFEQHVNEVLGKKLTEYAKHIPEEFRIDLFRQLDENLEITSSELAMLQKDGSIKTYLWNASPIFNPTSGELVATIAQGQDITQRKQIEQENAQQLAQLKRWYAVMTHREDRIMELKREVNALLKKEGTPIRYAAVEESPNA; encoded by the coding sequence ATGTACGTATTGCTTATCGCCATTCTTTTTCTGATAAGCTGTGTAGGCTTTGTACTGTTTCTCAGGAAAAAGACTGATCACCCTTCTGATGAGAATCAAGTTGCTACTTTGTTGCGATACATGCCTGAAGGATATATCGGTTTGGATGCGCATGGGGTAATTCGGGAAGTCAACGAAACCTACCTAACGATGACCGGGTACAAGAAAAGTGATTTGATCGGAAAGAGCCTGGATATTTTATTTTCCCCTACGCGAAAGGAGACTCTTGTCTCACAATTGAAGACTGTTGAGATGCAGAAATCAGTACTCATGGAAACGGAGCATCGCTGTAAGGGTGGTGCTTTCTTACCGTTTGAAGTATCGGTTACCTCCCTAGGAGAGAAATCCCCTGCTTTTATGTGTTTCTATCGCGATATTTCCTTACGCAAACAGTCCGAGCTTTCACAAAAATATTATACCGATTTGTTACGCTACGTCATCGAGCACACCAAAAGCGCAATTGCCATTCATGACAAGGATTTGAACTATCTGTATGTAAGTCAGAAATACTTGGACGAATATGGACTGAAGGATGCTGCGTCGATTATCGGCCGACATCACTATGAGGTGCTGCCCGATCTGCCACAAAAGTGGAGGGATGTTCATAAAAGGGCTTTGGCTGGAGAAGTTGTCAGTGCAGAGGACGATCCCTATGTTCGAGCCGATGGAAATGTAGAATATACGCGATGGGAGTGTCGTCCTTGGTATTCGCAGGAAGGTGCGATCGGGGGCATTATCATTTACACGGAAATGATAACCAAGCAAAAGAACATTGAGAACGAGCTCAGAGAAGCAAAGAATTATCTCGAAGCCCTGCTGACGCATGCGAATGCTCCCATTGTTGTGTGGGATGCAGCATTTACCATTACCTTGGCCAATCAGTCGTTTGCATCCATGTTCGAGCAACATGTCAACGAGGTACTCGGTAAAAAACTTACTGAATATGCAAAGCATATCCCAGAAGAGTTTCGGATTGATCTCTTTCGGCAGTTGGATGAAAACCTCGAAATTACATCTTCAGAACTTGCTATGCTGCAAAAGGATGGGAGCATTAAAACGTATCTCTGGAACGCAAGCCCCATATTCAATCCCACTAGCGGCGAGTTGGTAGCTACGATTGCACAGGGGCAGGACATTACACAACGAAAACAGATTGAGCAGGAGAATGCCCAGCAGTTGGCCCAGCTTAAGCGTTGGTATGCAGTGATGACGCATCGTGAAGACAGAATTATGGAGTTGAAACGAGAAGTGAATGCGCTCCTGAAAAAAGAAGGAACACCGATTCGGTATGCTGCAGTGGAGGAAAGCCCGAATGCGTAG
- a CDS encoding HAD-IIB family hydrolase, whose translation MSLYAGMFFCDVDGTILPHGQREVSSDFFSLVHEAKKKGYLFCISSGRFHLSLLPLFEQVKDEVVFSASNGCRILYQGQELLPNHTIQTSDARQITNDLLSLGAIPLLSGKKAIHLPFSALEQEKSKGYLSKGFTQTFDAFSDIDDEILQITGVCRQNKAAILNQSRKTWAARYHVVTTGKELFDICPTSKGESLLAISSYFGLSRQNTYAFGDDENDIPMLGAAGKGYLMGTAHETLKAQEFEHCHDVVGTVNAILLQ comes from the coding sequence GTGAGTTTGTATGCAGGCATGTTTTTCTGTGATGTGGATGGTACCATCCTTCCTCATGGCCAGCGTGAGGTTTCGTCGGATTTTTTCTCCTTGGTTCATGAAGCGAAGAAGAAAGGGTACCTGTTCTGCATTTCCAGCGGACGGTTTCACCTTTCCTTGCTTCCCCTCTTTGAGCAAGTCAAGGACGAAGTGGTCTTTTCCGCTTCCAATGGCTGCAGGATCTTGTACCAAGGTCAGGAGTTGCTACCCAACCATACCATCCAAACTTCAGATGCCCGCCAAATAACCAACGACTTGCTCTCTCTTGGTGCAATCCCTCTGCTCTCGGGCAAAAAAGCCATCCATCTGCCTTTTTCTGCATTGGAGCAGGAGAAAAGCAAGGGATATCTATCCAAGGGGTTTACCCAGACTTTCGATGCCTTCTCTGATATTGATGATGAGATTCTCCAAATAACGGGAGTCTGCAGGCAGAATAAGGCTGCAATCCTGAATCAAAGTCGTAAGACTTGGGCAGCTCGTTACCATGTGGTAACCACCGGCAAGGAACTCTTCGATATTTGTCCTACCAGCAAGGGGGAATCGCTTCTTGCCATCAGCTCGTATTTCGGCCTTTCTCGACAGAATACTTATGCCTTCGGTGATGATGAGAACGATATTCCCATGCTCGGTGCAGCCGGAAAGGGGTATCTGATGGGCACCGCCCACGAGACACTGAAAGCACAGGAATTCGAACATTGTCATGATGTAGTGGGTACTGTGAACGCAATTTTGTTGCAATAA
- a CDS encoding GGDEF domain-containing protein, producing MQDNTLDLRPKLLKKLHPFMLGIVLIALLAVLAPVSYHNPDKKAYTLLLAFLFILLLVSLFVLRKGYYLFSAFLIVAVAFIGTWASFLINSRAVLCDFFPLVYITGSIILSSLFLPIAATFAVIASHAVLLVLVVLKTPILQTQNWPSFFIFILFVSLLSTIANHLIKTQINQLQESSIRDHLTGLFNRRYFEETLKNKLKRVQSVNYSLGILLLDVDYFKRFNDTYGHDAGDAVLIELSNIMLHHFDISISICRYGGDEFAILLPKTQKEELMLLAETLVKKVRNHVVMYKGKSLGSMTISCGCAIYNHTTEDITEFIKRADQALYQAKEKGKDQVSGY from the coding sequence ATGCAGGACAATACGCTTGATCTCCGACCTAAACTGCTGAAGAAACTGCACCCCTTCATGCTGGGTATCGTGCTCATCGCTTTGCTTGCAGTACTGGCTCCTGTCTCGTATCATAACCCTGACAAGAAAGCCTACACCCTTCTTCTGGCGTTTCTCTTCATCCTGTTGCTTGTCTCCCTGTTTGTATTACGCAAGGGGTACTACCTGTTCAGTGCCTTTTTAATTGTAGCAGTTGCCTTTATCGGTACCTGGGCTTCCTTCCTGATTAACAGCAGGGCAGTCCTTTGCGATTTTTTCCCGCTGGTTTACATAACCGGCTCAATCATTCTATCCAGCCTCTTTCTTCCCATTGCGGCCACGTTTGCCGTTATTGCCTCTCACGCAGTACTTTTGGTACTTGTCGTGCTGAAAACCCCAATCCTTCAGACACAGAACTGGCCGAGTTTTTTCATATTCATTCTCTTTGTTTCCTTACTGAGCACGATCGCTAACCACCTTATCAAGACACAGATCAACCAGTTGCAGGAAAGTTCCATCCGCGACCACCTTACCGGCCTGTTCAACCGACGGTACTTCGAGGAAACCCTGAAAAACAAGCTGAAGCGGGTACAATCGGTAAATTACTCATTGGGCATTCTCCTGCTCGACGTGGATTACTTCAAGCGTTTCAACGACACCTACGGCCATGACGCCGGCGATGCCGTACTCATAGAACTTTCCAATATAATGCTTCATCACTTCGACATCTCCATCAGTATTTGCCGCTATGGCGGTGATGAGTTTGCAATCCTCCTACCCAAAACGCAGAAAGAGGAACTCATGCTTCTTGCAGAGACCTTGGTTAAGAAGGTACGCAACCATGTGGTGATGTACAAGGGCAAATCGCTTGGAAGCATGACCATCTCCTGCGGTTGTGCAATCTATAACCATACCACAGAGGATATTACTGAGTTCATCAAGCGAGCAGACCAAGCCCTCTATCAGGCAAAAGAGAAGGGAAAAGACCAAGTATCTGGTTACTAG